In a single window of the Microbacterium sp. SL75 genome:
- a CDS encoding AMP-dependent synthetase/ligase, with translation MIQFDQPALIPADPDANASDLLADRVRATPDRPLFAVPDRDGWRDVTAVEFERQVIALAKGFVAAGIQPGEKVGFIARTTYDWTLIDFALFYAGAIMVPVYETSSPSQISWILSDSGAIAVVLESTEHAERLDEVRSDLPLVREVWAMHSGALDALVSGGTHITDEEIERRRHLAKASDVATLIYTSGSTGRPKGCVLVHSNFVELARNSAKSLHEVVETPGASTLLFITTAHVFARFISLLNVHAGVKTGHQPDTKQLLPALGSFRPTFLLAVPRVFEKVYNSAEQKAEAGGKGRIFRAAADAAIEHSQRLQDGKSIPLLLKIKFALFDKLVYSKLRDAMGGNIVYAVSGSAPLGPRLGHFFRSLGVVILEGYGLTETTAPATVNLATKSKIGTVGPVLPGVGIRLADDGEIQVRGINVFREYWQNPEATADAFDGEWFKTGDIGAFDSDGFLAITGRKKEIIVTAGGKNVAPAALEDPIRANPIVGQVVVVGDHKPFIAALVTLDTEMLPTWLANNGLPADMPLAEAAENDKVRAEVQGAIDRANTRVSRAESIRKFTILPTEWTEASGHLTPKMSIKRNVIVADFADAIEDIYAVPVNTTNVSLP, from the coding sequence GTGATCCAGTTCGATCAACCCGCCCTCATCCCCGCAGACCCCGACGCCAACGCGTCCGACCTGCTCGCCGACCGCGTCCGCGCTACCCCCGACCGGCCGCTGTTCGCGGTTCCCGACCGAGACGGATGGCGAGACGTCACCGCCGTCGAGTTCGAACGGCAGGTCATCGCCCTCGCGAAAGGCTTCGTCGCCGCCGGCATCCAGCCCGGCGAGAAGGTGGGGTTCATCGCCCGCACCACCTACGACTGGACCCTGATCGACTTCGCGCTGTTCTACGCCGGCGCCATCATGGTCCCGGTCTACGAGACCAGCTCGCCGTCGCAGATCTCGTGGATCCTGTCGGATTCCGGTGCGATCGCCGTGGTCCTGGAGTCCACGGAACACGCCGAACGTCTCGACGAGGTCCGCAGCGACCTCCCCCTCGTCCGCGAGGTCTGGGCGATGCACTCGGGAGCCCTCGACGCGCTCGTCTCAGGCGGCACGCACATCACCGACGAAGAGATCGAGCGCCGCCGCCACCTGGCGAAGGCCTCCGACGTCGCCACCCTCATCTACACCTCGGGCTCCACCGGCCGTCCGAAGGGCTGCGTGCTCGTCCACAGCAACTTCGTCGAGCTGGCGCGCAACTCCGCCAAGTCGCTGCACGAGGTCGTCGAAACCCCTGGCGCCTCGACCCTGCTGTTCATCACGACGGCGCACGTGTTCGCGCGTTTCATCTCGCTGCTCAACGTGCACGCGGGCGTGAAGACGGGACATCAGCCCGATACGAAGCAGCTCCTCCCGGCGCTCGGCAGCTTCCGCCCCACCTTCCTCCTCGCGGTCCCCCGCGTGTTCGAGAAGGTCTACAACTCCGCCGAGCAGAAGGCCGAGGCCGGCGGCAAGGGCAGGATCTTCCGCGCCGCCGCCGACGCCGCGATCGAGCACTCCCAGCGCCTGCAGGACGGAAAGTCGATTCCCCTGCTGCTCAAGATCAAGTTCGCGCTCTTCGACAAGCTGGTCTACTCCAAGCTGCGGGATGCCATGGGTGGCAACATCGTCTATGCGGTGTCGGGATCGGCCCCTCTCGGCCCCCGCCTGGGTCACTTCTTCCGCAGCCTCGGCGTCGTGATCCTCGAGGGCTACGGCCTCACCGAGACCACCGCCCCGGCCACGGTGAACCTCGCCACGAAGTCGAAGATCGGCACCGTCGGTCCCGTTCTGCCGGGTGTCGGCATCCGTCTCGCCGATGACGGCGAGATCCAGGTGCGCGGTATCAACGTGTTCCGCGAGTACTGGCAGAACCCCGAGGCGACGGCCGACGCCTTCGACGGCGAGTGGTTCAAGACCGGCGACATCGGCGCCTTCGACAGCGACGGATTCCTCGCCATCACGGGCCGCAAGAAAGAGATCATCGTCACCGCGGGCGGCAAGAACGTCGCTCCCGCCGCTCTCGAGGACCCGATCCGTGCGAACCCGATCGTCGGTCAGGTCGTGGTCGTGGGCGACCACAAACCGTTCATCGCGGCCCTGGTCACGCTCGACACCGAGATGCTCCCGACCTGGCTGGCCAACAACGGCCTGCCCGCCGACATGCCGCTCGCCGAGGCGGCCGAGAACGACAAGGTGCGCGCCGAGGTGCAGGGCGCGATCGACCGCGCCAACACGCGGGTCTCGCGCGCGGAGTCGATCCGCAAGTTCACGATCCTGCCCACCGAGTGGACCGAGGCCAGCGGGCACCTGACGCCGAAGATGAGCATCAAGCGCAACGTCATCGTCGCCGACTTCGCCGACGCCATCGAGGACATCTACGCCGTGCCGGTGAACACGACCAACGTGTCGCTCCCCTGA
- a CDS encoding ROK family glucokinase, which translates to MRNVGIDIGGTKIAGGVVDDDGTIVEKLRVDTPIDPAALVDAVVDMADHLRRAHEIHAIGVAAAGFISRDRSTVIYAPNIDWRDEPLRARLEQRLDAPVTIENDANAAGWGEYRFGAGRGVRDMVMLTMGTGVGGAVVTDGELFRGGHGIGAELGHMRFVRGGHPCGCGQNGCLEQYASGRALQREANAIADEGGIGAALAAVREERGAIPGPAVSRLVLAGDPGAIEALRRVATALGEACGGFQAVLDPEVFVIGGGVAQLGADLLEPVKLAYETSLPGYGERPVAEFAIARLGNDAGLIGVADLAGKER; encoded by the coding sequence GTGCGCAACGTCGGCATCGACATCGGGGGAACGAAGATCGCGGGGGGCGTCGTCGACGACGACGGCACCATCGTCGAGAAGCTTCGTGTCGACACTCCCATCGACCCCGCGGCCCTCGTGGACGCCGTGGTCGACATGGCCGATCATCTGCGCCGCGCCCACGAGATCCACGCGATCGGCGTGGCCGCCGCCGGCTTCATCAGCCGCGACCGCAGCACCGTCATCTACGCGCCGAACATCGACTGGCGGGACGAGCCCCTCCGCGCGCGTCTCGAGCAGCGTCTCGACGCCCCCGTCACGATCGAGAACGACGCGAACGCCGCGGGCTGGGGCGAGTACCGCTTCGGTGCGGGTCGGGGCGTGCGCGACATGGTCATGCTCACGATGGGCACTGGCGTCGGCGGTGCCGTCGTCACCGACGGGGAGCTCTTCCGCGGCGGGCACGGCATCGGCGCCGAACTGGGCCACATGCGCTTCGTGCGCGGCGGTCACCCCTGCGGGTGCGGGCAGAACGGATGCCTCGAGCAGTACGCCTCGGGACGCGCGCTGCAGCGCGAGGCCAACGCCATCGCCGACGAGGGTGGCATCGGCGCGGCTCTTGCCGCCGTGCGCGAGGAGCGGGGCGCGATCCCCGGCCCCGCCGTCTCGCGCCTGGTCCTCGCCGGCGATCCGGGGGCGATCGAGGCCCTCCGCCGTGTCGCCACGGCCCTGGGCGAGGCGTGCGGCGGCTTCCAGGCGGTGCTCGACCCCGAGGTCTTCGTGATCGGCGGGGGAGTGGCCCAGCTCGGCGCCGACCTGCTCGAGCCCGTGAAGCTCGCGTACGAGACCTCGCTCCCGGGGTACGGTGAACGTCCGGTCGCCGAGTTCGCGATCGCACGTCTGGGCAACGACGCCGGTCTCATCGGGGTCGCGGACCTCGCCGGGAAGGAGCGCTGA
- a CDS encoding lysophospholipid acyltransferase family protein, whose product MFYWLMKYVVIGPVIKAVFRPWMVGRRNIPADGAAILASNHLSFSDSIFLPLMIDRRMAFLAKSDYFTGKGLKGWATRMFFTATGQLPIDRSGGKASEASLNTGLGVLGRGELLGIYPEGTRSPDGTLYRGRTGIARMALEARVPVVPVVMVDTGAVMPIGQRLPRVGRVGIVIGEPLDFSRFEGMEGDRYVLRSVTDEIMVALQRLGEQRYEDVYASTVKDRLATSRAAKAPVSRH is encoded by the coding sequence ATGTTCTACTGGCTCATGAAGTACGTGGTGATCGGGCCGGTCATCAAGGCCGTGTTCCGCCCGTGGATGGTGGGCCGGCGCAACATCCCCGCCGACGGCGCGGCGATCCTGGCCAGCAACCACCTGTCGTTCTCCGACTCGATCTTCCTGCCGCTCATGATCGACCGCCGGATGGCGTTCCTCGCCAAGAGCGACTACTTCACGGGCAAGGGTCTCAAGGGCTGGGCCACTCGCATGTTCTTCACCGCGACGGGCCAGCTGCCCATCGACCGGTCGGGCGGCAAGGCCTCCGAGGCCTCTCTCAACACGGGCCTGGGGGTGCTGGGGCGTGGCGAGCTGCTCGGCATCTACCCCGAGGGAACGCGCAGCCCGGATGGCACGTTGTACCGCGGGCGCACGGGTATCGCACGGATGGCTCTCGAGGCGCGCGTCCCGGTCGTGCCCGTGGTCATGGTCGACACCGGCGCCGTCATGCCGATCGGCCAGCGCCTGCCCCGCGTGGGGCGTGTCGGCATCGTGATCGGCGAGCCCCTCGACTTCTCGCGCTTCGAGGGGATGGAGGGCGACCGCTACGTGCTGCGTTCCGTCACCGACGAGATCATGGTGGCGCTCCAGCGTCTCGGCGAGCAGCGGTACGAAGACGTCTACGCCTCGACCGTGAAGGACCGTCTCGCCACGTCACGGGCGGCGAAGGCGCCGGTCTCCCGCCACTAG